One Lachancea thermotolerans CBS 6340 chromosome F complete sequence DNA window includes the following coding sequences:
- the SEC7 gene encoding Arf family guanine nucleotide exchange factor SEC7 (similar to uniprot|P11075 Saccharomyces cerevisiae YDR170C SEC7 Guanine nucleotide exchange factor (GEF) for ADP ribosylation factors involved in proliferation of the Golgi intra-Golgi transport and ER-to- Golgi transport found in the cytoplasm and on Golgi- associated coated vesicles) produces the protein MTQNEAHSASSETPSAPAGEDNASIASVSVQQGVSPTSDSYARSANGGHSRQTSTASVGQHNLRSTVVLVKTTFESILQQKEIKKFSDTQKSLERSVKKLDETIASTNNDPKFLDSILIFEPLRLCCRTKATNIVIKALDCLSKLFSFQALDHSIMVNPPNSMASNDQSNAPAAGITPPPKQRLIDAAIDTITDCFEGESTDSRIELQMLRALASCILTDNAISMCHGQSLLKAIRQIYNIFIYSLSSTNQGIAQATLTQVVNSVYDKLNDGLSTAPVPNRSTSKVSLKGLPSEGSETQSPDSSKPLTLQNLENLNDEQERIVDEQQEEIEDEKALLVKDAFLVFRAMAKISAKPLENDTDMRSHAVRSKLLSLHIIHSIIKDHIDVFLSQELILPGKENSSLVDAVRQYLCLLLSRNAASPISPVFEITLEIMWLLISNLRSEFKREIPVFLTEIYFPISELKTSTAHQKRYFLSVMQRVCNDPRTLIEFYLNYDCDAHLPNVVEIIVDYLTRMALTRVEITPSQRAYYDEQRTKPLATYNLAQLPLLSISNLSSSNTTENANFPVEFALKMTSLSCMVAVLRSLSSWAHKALNPKDLNSTGSRLRATSVSTFGGRRPLSARSSTVEVNGEGVTANLDLERGEQQQNETFEEGDDPMQFENLKLRKNELQDCINIFNYKPKKGIKELVEKKFIPDDSPASIAKWLLETDGLDLAAVGDFLGEGDDRNIAIMHAFVDEFNFSKMSLVEALRIFLQKFRLPGEGQKIDRFMLKFAERYVDQNVGQFAKADTAYVLSYSIILLNTDLHSSQIKNKMTLQEFIENNAGIDNGNDLPEEYLVQVFNEIAEDEIKLQSEQHQAMLTGDVNPVQQQQSAFNFFSSRDLNREAYMQVSKEISSKTELVFKNLTKHRGKENNTYYAASHIEHVKSVFDTLWMSFLAALTPPFKEYDDSVTTDMCLEGIRISIKISATFGNDYARTSFVGALVQFANLQNVQEIKAKNINATIVLLELALTEGNFLKESWKDVLLVVSQVERLQLISKGVDGQTLPDVSQARLANSRSSFDSTRSASMGFFERWTKKSTPIELAQEKHHNQILTPEISKYISSSHLVVLIDRIFTNSSNLTGAAIVEFIKALTEVSFEEIESSQNAASPRMFSIQKMVDVCYYNMDRIRLEWTPIWAVMGEAFNRIGTNPNLAVVFFAIDSLRQLSMRFLDIEELSGFEFQHDFLKPFEYITYNTTDTEVQEMCVECFKNFILTKSSKIKSGWKPILESLQYAAKSPKETIVVKTYQLVADDIVRNNFESVFSQDNSFNDLVAILKEITKNQKFQKLALHALEVLKKITQKVADVCFKKDAAALLHGKDLFHDVWFPVLFCFNDTIMTAEDLEVRSRALNYMFDALVAYGGEFDDSFWTSICTKLLFPIFGVLSKHWEVNQFNSHDDLSVWLSTTLIQALRNMVALFTHYFSCLNKMLDGFLGLLVSCICQENDTIARIGRSCLQHLILQNISKFDDTHWSQITAAFSRLFELTTAHELFDMDPLHQGRRQSESAAKSENAATVEEEVERAHQEEEGEDVGNVDTEAEKPSKRLVKTKSSEDLRRRLSAKNAIVVKCVLQLLMIESLSELFEDDGFSNHIPYKESIKLTNLLQNTYEFARDFNDDFELRTRLLNARLVDKIPNLTKQETSASAVLINIMFKLFLNSEKESKDEKKKLSERLISISVRVVQKYVSLDDRSTERDINAWRPVVVEILQGYYEFDDSDFKENCPVMYELAMQILDKSVPTDLRLAIKDFLTRVGELYL, from the coding sequence ATGACTCAGAACGAAGCTcattcagcttcttcagaaacgCCGTCCGCCCCGGCTGGCGAGGACAACGCATCTATTGCGTCGGTCTCGGTCCAGCAGGGTGTATCTCCAACTTCTGACAGTTATGCGAGGTCAGCGAACGGAGGCCACTCTAGGCAGACATCCACTGCCTCAGTAGGACAGCACAACCTGCGGTCGACCGTGGTACTGGTAAAAACTACTTTTGAATCGATTCTGCAACAGAAagagatcaagaagttctcaGACACCCAGAAGTCTCTAGAGAGGAGTGTCAAGAAACTCGATGAAACTATAGCGTCAACAAACAACGATCCTAAATTCCTGGATTCGATCTTGATTTTTGAGCCCCTCAGGCTTTGCTGCCGCACGAAGGCCACGAACATCGTGATCAAAGCTCTGGACTGCCTTTCCAAGCTGTTCTCGTTCCAGGCTCTGGATCATTCCATTATGGTGAATCCCCCTAACTCCATGGCTTCTAATGACCAAAGCAATGCACCTGCGGCCGGAATCACACCTCCTCCTAAGCAGCGGCTAATAGATGCCGCCATAGATACCATCACTGACTGCTTTGAGGGAGAAAGCACCGATTCACGCATCGAGCTCCAGATGCTGCGTGCTTTGGCTAGTTGTATCCTCACTGACAACGCGATCTCCATGTGCCATGGGCAGTCTCTTCTGAAAGCCATCAGACAAATATACAACATCTTCATTTATTCGCTGAGTTCCACAAACCAAGGAATTGCGCAAGCAACGTTGACCCAAGTCGTCAATTCCGTGTATGATAAACTCAATGATGGGCTTTCGACCGCACCTGTTCCTAACAGAAGTACCTCTAAAGTGAGCCTCAAGGGATTACCGTCGGAAGGATCCGAGACACAGAGTCCAGATTCTAGTAAGCCGCtaactcttcaaaacttggagAACCTGAACGACGAGCAAGAGCGTATCGTTGACGAGCAACAAGAGGAGattgaagacgaaaaggCCCTATTGGTCAAGGACGCATTTTTAGTATTCAGAGCTATGGCGAAGATTTCGGCGAAGCCTCTTGAGAATGATACAGACATGAGATCTCACGCTGTGAGATCGAAATTACTATCTCTGCACATCATTCATTCCATCATAAAAGACCACATCGATGTGTTTCTATCGCAGGAACTAATACTTCCTGGAAAGGAGAATAGTTCTTTGGTTGACGCCGTGAGACAATACTTGTGTCTATTACTTTCACGTAATGCAGCCTCACCTATATCACCCGTTTTTGAGATTACATTGGAAATAATGTGGTTGTTGATATCAAACTTGAGATCGGAATTCAAGAGAGAGATCCCAGTCTTTTTGACTGAGATTTATTTCCCGATCTCCGAGTTGAAGACATCCACTGCGCACCAGAAAAGGTATTTCCTAAGTGTAATGCAGAGGGTTTGCAATGACCCGCGAACTCTTATTGAGTTTTACTTAAACTACGACTGTGATGCACATTTGCCTAATGTCGTCGAAATCATTGTTGACTATTTGACAAGGATGGCCCTAACGAGAGTAGAGATCACTCCATCTCAGAGGGCATACTATGACGAACAACGTACCAAACCACTGGCAACGTACAATCTTGCCCAGCTTCCCCTTTTATCAATATCAAACTTGTCCTCCTCGAATACCACGGAAAACGCCAATTTTCCTGTGGAGTTCGCCTTGAAAATGACATCTTTAAGCTGTATGGTTGCTGTTTTGAGATCCTTGAGTTCATGGGCacacaaagctttgaatCCTAAAGACTTGAACTCGACGGGCTCTCGCCTAAGGGCAACCTCAGTATCTACCTTTGGAGGGAGAAGGCCACTATCGGCCCGCAGCTCAACGGTGGAGGTCAACGGGGAAGGAGTCACCGCGAACTTGGACTTGGAGCGAGGcgaacagcagcaaaatgaaacctttgaagaaggcgatGACCCCATGcagtttgaaaacctcaaGTTACGCAAAAATGAACTCCAAGACTGCATTAACATATTCAACTACAAGCCCAAGAAGGGGATCAAAGAACTCGTTGAGAAAAAGTTTATACCGGATGACTCTCCTGCTTCAATTGCGAAGTGGTTACTGGAAACCGATGGACTTGATCTTGCTGCCGTAGGGGATTTCTTGGGAGAAGGCGATGATAGAAATATCGCAATCATGCATGCCTTTGTGGACGAGTTCAACTTTAGCAAGATGTCCTTAGTCGAAGCCCTCAgaatctttcttcaaaagtttaGACTTCCTGGTGAAGGTCAAAAGATTGATCGTTTTATGCTGAAATTTGCTGAAAGATATGTTGACCAGAATGTTGGCCAGTTTGCTAAAGCAGACACAGCCTATGTGCTATCTTATTCCATCATTCTACTGAACACAGACTTGCACTCATctcaaatcaaaaacaaaatgacGCTCCAGGAGTTTATTGAGAACAATGCTGGAATTGATAACGGTAACGATCTGCCCGAAGAATACCTAGTTCAAGTTTTTAATGAAATCGCTGAAGATGAAATTAAACTGCAGTCAGAGCAACATCAGGCAATGCTGACGGGTGATGTCAATCCCGtgcagcaacaacaatcaGCAttcaactttttcagcagtCGTGACCTTAATAGAGAGGCATATATGCAGGTATCCAAAGAAATATCCTCCAAGACTgaacttgttttcaaaaatttgacgAAGCATAGAGGCAAGGAAAACAACACTTACTACGCTGCTTCCCATATCGAACATGTTAAGTCTGTTTTTGATACGCTGTGGATGTCATTCCTAGCTGCCCTCACACCTCCTTTTAAGGAGTATGATGATTCTGTAACCACAGATATGTGCCTTGAGGGCATAAGAATATCAATCAAAATTTCTGCCACCTTTGGTAATGACTACGCTAGGACTTCTTTTGTTGGCGCGCTAGTTCAATTTGCAAACTTGCAAAACGTTCAGGAAATCAAGGCCAAAAATATAAATGCGACTATTGTGCTCCTTGAGCTTGCACTAACCGAGGGTAACTTTTTAAAAGAGTCTTGGAAAGATGTTTTGCTGGTTGTGTCCCAAGTCGAGAGGTTACAATTAATCTCAAAAGGTGTAGACGGTCAAACTTTGCCTGATGTTTCGCAAGCCAGATTGGCAAACAGCAGAAGTTCATTCGACTCCACCAGATCAGCGTCAATGGGCTTTTTTGAGCGGTGGACAAAAAAATCGACGCCTATCGAACtcgctcaagaaaaacacCATAATCAGATTCTGACACCTGAAATTTCAAAGTATATTTCTTCGAGTCATCTCGTGGTACTGATTGATCGCATCTTCACTAACAGTTCCAATTTGACGGGCGCTGCTATCGTGGAATTTATCAAGGCCTTGACGGAGGTATCATTCGAAGAAATTGAATCGTCCCAAAATGCTGCTAGCCCCAGAATGTTTTCGATTCAAAAAATGGTTGATGTTTGTTATTACAACATGGACCGTATCAGACTTGAATGGACACCCATTTGGGCTGTAATGGGCGAAGCTTTCAATAGAATTGGTACAAACCCTAACCTGGCAGTTGTGTTTTTCGCGATTGATTCTCTCCGTCAGCTATCAATGAGATTTTTGGACATTGAGGAACTTTCCGGTTTTGAGTTCCAACACGATTTCCTGAAGCCCTTCGAGTATATCACGTACAATACTACAGACACAGAGGTTCAGGAAATGTGTGTTGagtgtttcaagaactttataTTAACCAAGTCGTCCAAAATCAAGTCCGGTTGGAAACCAATTTTGGAGTCCCTCCAATACGCTGCGAAATCTCCAAAAGAAACGATTGTGGTTAAAACCTACCAATTGGTTGCTGACGACATTGTTAGAAACAACTTTGAGAGCGTTTTTTCTCAGGAcaactctttcaatgatttGGTGGCAATTCTCAAGGAGATTaccaaaaatcaaaagttccaaaagctggCTCTACAcgcgcttgaagttttgaaaaagatcaCTCAAAAAGTTGCGGATgtgtgcttcaaaaaggatGCAGCCGCCTTGCTTCATGGGAAGGACTTATTTCATGATGTGTGGTTCCCCGTTTTGTTCTGCTTTAATGATACTATCATGACAGCAGAAGACTTGGAAGTTAGATCTAGAGCCCTCAACTATATGTTCGATGCATTAGTTGCTTACGGCGGCGAATTTGACGACAGCTTCTGGACCAGTATTTGCAccaagcttttgtttccaaTTTTCGGAGTTCTTTCTAAACATTGGGAAGTTAATCAGTTCAACAGCCATGATGACCTTTCAGTTTGGCTTTCTACAACTTTGATCCAGGCTCTTAGAAATATGGTGGCACTATTCACCCACTATTTCAGTTGTCTCAACAAAATGCTGGACGGATTCCTAGGACTGCTCGTATCGTGCATATGCCAGGAAAATGATACAATTGCTCGGATTGGGAGGTCATGCTTACAGCACTTgatccttcaaaacattAGTAAGTTCGATGATACTCACTGGAGTCAAATTACAGCTGCCTTCAGTAGGTTGTTCGAACTAACGACTGCACATGAACTCTTTGACATGGATCCTTTGCACCAAGGTAGAAGGCAATCCGAATCTGCTGCTAAATCTGAGAATGCAGCTACTGTCGAGGAGGAAGTTGAGAGGGCTCATCAGGAGGAGGAAGGAGAAGATGTTGGAAATGTGGACACTGAGGCCGAAAAGCCCTCGAAAAGGCTTGTCAAAACCAAAAGCAGCGAGGATTTGAGGCGCAGGCTTTCGGCCAAAAACGCTATAGTAGTTAAATGCGTTCTGCAATTGCTGATGATAGAATCTCTAAGcgagctctttgaggaTGATGGTTTCTCGAACCATATTCCATACAAGGAATCAATCAAACTTACAAATCTGCTACAAAACACGTATGAGTTCGCTAGGGACTTCAACGATGACTTCGAGCTGAGAACTCGTTTGCTCAACGCACGTCTCGTTGATAAGATTCCCAACTTGACAAAGCAGGAGACAAGCGCTTCAGCTGTACTCATCAACATCATGTTTAAactctttttgaacagcgAGAAAGAATCCAAagatgagaaaaaaaagctttctgaaAGACTGATTTCGATATCTGTTCGCGTTGTCCAAAAGTACGTGTCCCTCGATGACAGGTCGACTGAGCGCGATATCAACGCTTGGCGCCCTGTTGTAGTTGAAATTCTGCAAGGGTATTACGAGTTTGACGACAGCGACTTCAAGGAAAATTGCCCAGTTATGTATGAATTGGCCATGCAAATCCTAGACAAGAGCGTTCCAACTGACCTCAGACTCGCAATCAAGGATTTCCTGACTAGGGTGGGCGAATTGTATTTATAG
- the ARO2 gene encoding bifunctional chorismate synthase/riboflavin reductase [NAD(P)H] ARO2 (highly similar to uniprot|P28777 Saccharomyces cerevisiae YGL148W ARO2 Bifunctional chorismate synthase and flavin reductase catalyzes the conversion of 5-enolpyruvylshikimate 3-phosphate (EPSP) to form chorismate which is a precursor to aromatic amino acids), whose translation MSSFGRFFTVTTYGESHCKSVGCIVDGVPPGMSLTEDDIQPQMSRRRPGQSKLSTPRNEKDRVMIQSGTEFGKTLGTPIGMIVMNEDQRPHDYNEMDLYPRPSHADFTYLEKYGIKASSGGGRSSARETIGRVAAGAIAEKFLKQLSNVEIVAFVTQIGAIKMNRDPLDKNFQHLLNTITREKVDSMGPVRCPDSSVAEDMVHEIEKYRGNKDSIGGVVTCVIRNLPVGIGEPCFDKLEAMLAHAMLSIPASKGFEIGSGFEGVAIPGSKHNDPFYFDEETKTLRTKTNNSGGIQGGISNGENIYFSVPFKSAATISQEQPTAAYNGKDGVLAAKGRHDPSVTPRAVPIVEAMAALVLADAVLIQKSREFAKGIVN comes from the coding sequence ATGTCTTCATTTGGTCGTTTCTTCACTGTCACCACCTATGGTGAGTCGCATTGTAAATCCGTTGGCTGCATCGTCGATGGTGTTCCTCCAGGTATGTCTCTTACTGAAGATGATATTCAACCACAGATgagcagaagaagaccAGGACAGTCGAAGTTATCGACACCAAGAAACGAAAAGGACAGAGTTATGATTCAGTCTGGTACCGAGTTCGGCAAGACTCTGGGAACTCCAATTGGAATGATTGTCATGAACGAGGACCAGAGACCACATGATTACAACGAGATGGACTTGTACCCAAGGCCTTCTCACGCGGACTTCACTTATTTGGAGAAGTACGGCATCAAAGCCTCTTCTGGTGGTGGCCGTTCTTCAGCTAGAGAAACTATTGGCCGTGTTGCCGCAGGTGCTATTGCAGAGAAGTTTCTAAAGCAGCTGTCTAACGTAGAGATTGTCGCTTTCGTTACTCAGATTGGCGCCATCAAGATGAACAGAGACCCCCTCGACAAAAACTTCCAACACCTTCTGAATACAATCACTAGAGAAAAGGTTGATAGCATGGGACCCGTCAGGTGCCCAGACTCCTCTGTGGCCGAGGACATGGTTCacgaaattgaaaaatacaGAGGCAACAAAGATTCCATTGGCGGTGTGGTTACTTGCGTCATTAGAAACTTGCCTGTTGGTATTGGTGAGCCTTGCTTCGACAAGCTAGAGGCTATGCTTGCCCACGCAATGCTGTCCATCCCTGCATCCAAGGGTTTCGAAATTGGTTCTGGCTTCGAAGGTGTTGCGATCCCAGGCTCGAAGCACAATGATCCTTTCTactttgatgaagaaaccAAGACCCTACGTACCAAAACCAACAACTCTGGTGGTATCCAAGGTGGTATTTCCAACGGTGAAAACATTTACTTCTCCGTACCGTTCAAGTCCGCGGCCACCATCTCTCAGGAGCAACCTACTGCTGCCTACAACGGCAAAGACGGTGTCTTGGCTGCAAAAGGTAGACACGACCCTTCTGTTACTCCAAGAGCTGTGCCAATTGTGGAGGCCATGGCTGCTTTGGTTCTTGCTGACGCCGTTTTGATCCAAAAGTCTCGTGAATTCGCCAAAGGCATTGTGAACTGA
- the CYK3 gene encoding Cyk3p (similar to uniprot|Q07533 Saccharomyces cerevisiae YDL117W CYK3 SH3-domain protein located in the mother-bud neck and the cytokinetic actin ring mutant phenotype and genetic interactions suggest a role in cytokinesis) has translation MPPALPQPPFKVKAHYSWSGETKNDLGFLENDVIQVTKIKGNWFYGTLLRNSKKYGYFPTNFVTIIQEKYNDFKQDGESSEPRTPGAPQEPIGIPPIPQRGPRTNSSNFKGSRDRHRSEAKAAKAALSEQLRSPYEQASRKQSRYQRMPYAHSLERLPQSYSASNVSAKHYSTPDFESVRAKPRNSYSGPSKQEDSAGYHSRRMEGLPPLPPIPQLKERLKSKSTVPKSFSSNDLPNVLPNADLDTRVSQQRLSMDFYDGCSSPMSPSDESSTVFSQARYLEDSVASSEDSFALMSDFSATSAGSFARHRYAKSFNDSMQRSQLAVEEGPAHSRNSPGSSTKFNGIFRKLRSRTGDTSPTSPTGSYPKLPDLSSLQLNSSNGEAHGWVEAKAHLHRAQTLTSKERHERQMLALEENRDLVLHPHEYILDEINTNEVRHGRQPGLVDIELNCIDKEFIAALAKKKAKKGGSSSVETFARQIINSAFKTQVEKLFAIFIFCTETFALIDDHGQTDFGKQPSHLSKTLHKNYCTPYELTWIFKRMANALGIVCEIVIGFLKTPGADNMDFKYNHCWLRVLTNEEWRMVDVILGNMTNPIHEYINNITPEHAEAFYFLTQPLHLIYTHVPRLYQEQHIIPVIDQNIALSLPVVFPSFIYNELTLFKFSNGLAKMHDNQIYECTLAIPNDVELFCSVVPEDSKNQHYENMDLSLVQIKHRKKDRLAVIKAVLPVGVSRGDLHIHSGIKGTQTTLANIHPLSMIIPLEHSGSAKEYEFVTRIPSKSVQRIDMYIKEPQNKYLFATHEYNFQVIQNPCDGIIYGSAGFSKSIKQPLALQSPSGKLRPMRKSDPNFEFGTWEITIASKEMEIGIWTGLVTSDAGAGWCPFAEWKCV, from the coding sequence ATGCCGCCAGCCTTGCCGCAACCGCCTTTCAAAGTTAAAGCTCACTATTCTTGGTCGGGAGAAACTAAGAATGATCTAGGGTTCTTAGAGAACGACGTTATCCAGGTTACTAAAATTAAGGGAAACTGGTTTTATGGCACTCTGCTGAGAAATTCTAAAAAATACGGCTATTTCCCTACCAACTTCGTTACGATTATTCAAGAAAAGTACAATGACTTCAAGCAGGATGGCGAGTCCTCAGAACCCAGAACGCCGGGGGCGCCACAGGAGCCTATTGGGATCCCACCGATCCCACAACGGGGGCCCAGGACCAATTCCTCGAATTTTAAGGGCAGCCGTGACAGACACAGGAGCGAGGCGAAGGCCGCAAAAGCAGCGCTCAGCGAACAGCTTCGCTCCCCTTATGAGCAAGCAAGCCGTAAGCAGTCTAGATATCAAAGAATGCCATACGCACATTCGCTAGAAAGACTACCGCAATCATACTCTGCGTCCAATGTAAGTGCAAAGCATTATAGCACCCCAGATTTCGAGAGCGTTCGCGCTAAGCCGAGAAATTCTTACAGTGGCCCCTCCAAGCAAGAAGACTCTGCGGGCTACCACTCGAGGAGAATGGAGGGCCTTCCACCGTTGCCACCGATCCCACAGCTTAAAGAGAGATTGAAGTCTAAGTCTACCGTGCCAAaatctttctcttccaaTGACCTGCCAAATGTTCTTCCTAACGCTGACCTTGACACGAGAGTGTCCCAACAAAGGTTGAGCATGGACTTTTACGACGGGTGCAGCTCACCAATGTCGCCGTCTGATGAAAGCTCGACTGTTTTTTCTCAGGCGCGGTATCTGGAGGATTCGGTCGCAAGCAGCGAAGACAGCTTCGCTTTGATGAGCGATTTCAGCGCCACTAGTGCGGGCAGCTTCGCGAGACACAGGTATGCAAAGTCTTTCAACGACTCTATGCAAAGGTCGCAACTTGCCGTCGAAGAAGGCCCCGCGCATTCGCGAAACAGTCCTGGAAGCTCCACGAAGTTTAACGGCATATTCAGAAAGTTGCGTTCCAGGACTGGCGACACGTCTCCGACCTCTCCAACGGGTTCATATCCCAAACTCCCAGACCTCTCATCTTTGCAACTCAACTCCTCAAATGGCGAGGCTCATGGGTGGGTTGAGGCAAAGGCTCATCTACATAGAGCGCAGActttgacatcaaaagAGCGCCACGAGAGGCAGATGCTTGCTTTAGAAGAGAACCGCGACCTTGTGCTGCATCCCCACGAGTACATCCTTGATGAAATCAATACCAATGAGGTGAGGCACGGTAGGCAACCTGGGCTTGTTGATATTGAACTAAACTGCATTGACAAAGAGTTTATAGCAGCACTCGCCAAGAaaaaagcaaaaaaggGGGGATCTTCATCAGTCGAGACTTTTGCTCGTCAGATTATCAACTCTGCATTCAAGACTCAAGTTGAGAAGCTGTTTGCAATATTCATCTTTTGCACCGAGACGTTTGCTCTAATTGACGACCATGGGCAAACAGACTTCGGAAAACAACCTTCTCACTTAAGCAAAACTCTGCATAAAAACTACTGCACGCCTTACGAACTGACATGGATCTTCAAACGCATGGCCAACGCGCTGGGGATTGTTTGCGAAATTGTTATAGGCTTCCTAAAAACGCCCGGCGCTGACAACATGGATTTTAAATACAACCACTGCTGGCTTCGCGTGTTGACAAACGAGGAATGGCGTATGGTTGACGTGATTCTCGGAAACATGACCAATCCTATTCATGAATACATTAATAACATAACACCAGAACATGCAGAAGCATTTTACTTCCTCACACAACCACTGCATCTAATTTACACCCATGTTCCTCGTTTGTATCAAGAGCAACACATCATTCCAGTGATTGATCAAAACATAGCATTGAGTCTACCTGTCGTGTTCCCATCTTTCATATACAACGAGCTCAcgctcttcaaatttaGCAATGGACTAGCTAAAATGCATGACAATCAAATATACGAATGCACGTTAGCGATTCCAAATGACGTTGAGCTGTTTTGTTCCGTGGTCCCAGAAGACTCAAAAAACCAGCATTATGAGAATATGGACCTGTCGCTTGTTCAGATAAAGCATCGCAAAAAGGATCGGCTGGCCGTGATAAAAGCCGTATTACCTGTAGGTGTTTCTCGGGGGGATTTACACATACATTCTGGAATCAAAGGCACCCAAACTACCCTAGCTAATATACACCCTCTTTCGATGATAATACCGCTGGAACACTCAGGTTCCGCTAAAGAGTACGAATTCGTCACTAGAATCCCGTCAAAGTCTGTCCAGAGAATTGACATGTACATCAAAGAACCACAAAATAAGTATCTCTTTGCGACACATGAGTACAATTTTCAAGTTATTCAAAACCCATGCGACGGCATAATTTATGGTTCTGCGGGGTTCAGTAAATCTATCAAACAGCCCCTAGCTCTTCAATCTCCGTCTGGAAAATTACGTCCAATGCGCAAAAGCGATCCTAACTTTGAGTTCGGCACTTGGGAAATCACAATTGCTTCTAAGGAAATGGAAATAGGTATATGGACAGGACTTGTTACTTCAGACGCGGGGGCTGGCTGGTGCCCTTTTGCCGAGTGGAAATGCGTATAA